AGGCCTCCTCGGAGGTCCTCGCGGCCGCCGCCCACGCCCTCGGCCTGAGCCTCGCCGACCTGCTGGCGCGGGCGCAGGGCGAACTCGTCCGGCTCGGCAGCCGACGCCCCGACCGCAGCCGTACGACGAGCACGACGAGCACGACGCGTACGACGAGCACGGCGCGGACCTCGCCGTACGACGGGCTCTGCCTGGTCGCCTGACGGGTGGTGCGGGCCGGCGTCTCAGACCTTCGGGAGACGTCGGCTCAGCACCTCGTCGGCGAGTCCGTAGTCCACCGCCTCCTGCGCGGTGAACACCTTGTCGCGGTCCATGTCCGCGCGCAGCGTGGCGATGTCGTGGTGGGTGTGCCGGGACAGCACCTCCTCGACCTGGGCGCGGATGCGCACCATCTCCTTGGCCTGGAGGGCCAGGTCGGAGACCGTGCCGCGGTGTCCGCCGCTGGCCGGCTGGCCGAGCAGCACGCGCGCGTGCTCCAGCACGAACCGGCGGCCGGGATCCCCGCCGGCCAGCAGCACGGCCGCCGTCGAGGCCGCCTGCCCGACGCAGAACGTCGAGATCGGCGCCCGGACGTAGGACATGGTGTCGTAGATCGCCATCAGCGAAGTGAACGAGCCGCCGGGCGAGTTGAGGTAGATCGCGATCTCGTTCTCCGGGGCCGACGACTCCAGGTGCAGGAGTTGCGCGATGACGACGTTGGCGAC
This window of the Streptomyces sp. NBC_01275 genome carries:
- a CDS encoding ClpP family protease encodes the protein MGTYTIPNVVERTPQGERSYDVFSRLLSERIIFLGTDIDDGVANVVIAQLLHLESSAPENEIAIYLNSPGGSFTSLMAIYDTMSYVRAPISTFCVGQAASTAAVLLAGGDPGRRFVLEHARVLLGQPASGGHRGTVSDLALQAKEMVRIRAQVEEVLSRHTHHDIATLRADMDRDKVFTAQEAVDYGLADEVLSRRLPKV